Proteins encoded in a region of the Dehalococcoidia bacterium genome:
- a CDS encoding MFS transporter, protein MNIFQPITKRTKGIFFGWWILTSFNALNFYANGTLYYGFTAFFSPIASEMGWSRAAVATGASLFRMESGEAFAPLIGYLFNKVGARRLMMIGASVTGLGFIALSQMQTLWHYYAAFTLLALGFSFTFSIVMVPVLANWFHKKRGLAFGLLAGGNATGGLMVPLLPLLISQYGWRSTLLVIGLMAWVYCLPLTLVVRQRPEDMGLRPDGDAQDTAKQAVANDNTRPGGLRVITERTSTVAQAVRHRSFWFIAAAFTIWAMVINSITVHVIPFFTDQGFPPTTAALAVTALTLTSILSRIGFGRLADTFDSRYLLIACNLSAAAGLAVMAFVQGPLLIPLFVLSSFIAYGGAIPLRPQLLAVYYGPKALPMLHGVLLMVTTLGSTIGPVYAGWVYDTTGSYTIAWVTMSLLSLFGIPFILLARPPQQAPPAQPKTGLAPAP, encoded by the coding sequence ATGAACATCTTTCAGCCTATTACGAAACGGACCAAGGGCATCTTTTTCGGCTGGTGGATCCTCACCAGCTTCAATGCCCTCAATTTCTATGCTAACGGCACCCTCTACTACGGGTTCACCGCTTTCTTCAGCCCCATCGCCAGCGAGATGGGATGGAGCCGCGCCGCAGTGGCCACCGGCGCCTCCCTGTTCCGCATGGAGTCCGGCGAAGCGTTCGCGCCGCTCATAGGATACCTGTTCAACAAGGTGGGCGCACGGCGGCTCATGATGATCGGGGCCTCGGTGACGGGCCTCGGGTTCATTGCGCTGAGCCAGATGCAGACGCTGTGGCACTACTACGCTGCGTTCACCCTACTGGCCCTCGGCTTCAGCTTCACCTTCAGCATCGTCATGGTCCCGGTGCTCGCCAATTGGTTCCACAAGAAACGCGGCCTAGCGTTCGGTCTCCTGGCGGGGGGCAACGCGACCGGCGGCCTGATGGTCCCGCTTCTTCCCCTCCTCATCAGCCAGTACGGCTGGCGGAGCACTCTTCTGGTTATCGGTCTCATGGCGTGGGTGTATTGCCTGCCACTGACGCTGGTTGTGCGGCAGCGGCCAGAAGACATGGGCCTGCGCCCGGACGGTGATGCGCAGGACACCGCCAAGCAGGCTGTCGCCAACGACAATACGCGGCCAGGGGGCCTGCGTGTCATCACGGAGCGGACGTCCACCGTCGCCCAAGCGGTGCGGCACCGGTCATTCTGGTTCATCGCCGCGGCCTTTACGATATGGGCCATGGTCATCAACTCCATCACCGTCCATGTGATCCCATTCTTCACCGACCAGGGCTTTCCGCCCACGACCGCCGCTCTGGCCGTCACAGCTCTGACGCTGACCAGCATCCTGAGCCGCATTGGCTTCGGACGACTGGCGGACACCTTCGATTCACGCTACCTGCTCATCGCCTGCAATCTGTCGGCGGCTGCGGGTCTGGCAGTGATGGCCTTTGTCCAAGGCCCGCTGCTCATCCCTCTCTTCGTGCTGAGCAGCTTCATCGCCTACGGAGGCGCCATCCCGTTGCGCCCGCAACTGCTCGCGGTCTATTACGGGCCCAAGGCGCTGCCGATGCTGCACGGAGTGCTCCTCATGGTGACGACCCTCGGGAGCACAATCGGTCCCGTCTACGCCGGCTGGGTGTATGACACGACGGGATCGTACACCATCGCATGGGTGACCATGTCGCTCCTCAGCCTGTTCGGCATCCCGTTCATCCTGCTGGCGCGGCCTCCGCAGCAAGCGCCTCCCGCCCAGCCCAAGACGGGACTTGCGCCCGCCCCGTAA
- a CDS encoding aminotransferase class I/II-fold pyridoxal phosphate-dependent enzyme — translation MKLKTKGMRVDLFEKCRQFMPIVLEHQAKGVYPYFIPLESESGPEVVIGGRRVLMLGSNNYLGLTQHPAVKAAAKAAIDRYGSGCTGSRLLNGTLELHEELERRLAAFMHKEAALVFTTGFQANLGAISALADRHDTIVIDRSDHASIIDGCRLSTAHVVKYRHNDMEHLESVLKSLDGKGGVFIVADGVFSMDGDLANIPAMVRLKKRYGARLLIDDAHGIGALGKCGRGTLEVFGMEEGVDVVVGTFSKSLASIGGFVVGDKDPIEYIKHNARSMLFSASLPPASVAAAMAALEIVVKEPERRVRLWQNVKMMREGLESLGFDIGNSQSPVIPVIIGDNSQVTVFWRALFDAGLYTNCILSPGVPPGHELIRTSYMATHTKEHLQQALDIFETVGKRIGII, via the coding sequence ATGAAGCTGAAAACAAAAGGTATGCGGGTGGACCTCTTCGAGAAGTGCCGCCAGTTCATGCCCATAGTCCTCGAGCATCAGGCAAAGGGTGTTTATCCATACTTCATCCCGCTCGAGTCGGAGTCTGGCCCCGAGGTTGTCATTGGCGGGCGGCGCGTCCTCATGCTGGGGTCCAACAACTACCTGGGCCTCACGCAGCACCCGGCGGTCAAAGCGGCGGCCAAAGCCGCCATTGACCGCTACGGCAGCGGCTGCACGGGCTCTCGTCTGCTGAACGGCACGCTGGAGCTGCACGAGGAGCTGGAGCGTCGGCTTGCCGCGTTCATGCACAAGGAAGCGGCCCTGGTCTTCACCACGGGCTTCCAGGCCAACCTGGGCGCTATTTCAGCCCTGGCGGACCGCCATGACACCATTGTCATTGACAGGAGCGATCACGCCAGCATCATTGATGGCTGTCGCCTCTCCACGGCCCATGTGGTCAAGTACCGGCATAACGACATGGAGCACCTGGAGAGCGTCCTCAAGTCCCTGGACGGCAAGGGCGGCGTGTTCATTGTGGCGGATGGCGTCTTCAGCATGGACGGCGATTTGGCGAACATCCCCGCGATGGTCCGCCTCAAGAAGCGCTATGGCGCTCGCCTCCTCATTGACGACGCCCACGGCATTGGCGCTCTTGGCAAGTGCGGCCGCGGCACGCTCGAAGTGTTCGGGATGGAAGAGGGCGTTGATGTCGTCGTCGGCACGTTCAGCAAGTCGCTGGCGTCCATTGGGGGCTTCGTCGTCGGAGACAAGGATCCCATCGAGTACATCAAGCACAACGCGCGCAGCATGCTGTTCAGCGCCAGCCTGCCTCCCGCCAGCGTGGCCGCGGCCATGGCGGCGCTGGAGATTGTAGTGAAAGAGCCGGAGCGGCGCGTCCGCCTGTGGCAGAACGTCAAAATGATGCGCGAAGGTCTGGAGTCGCTGGGCTTTGATATAGGGAATAGCCAGAGCCCTGTCATTCCCGTCATCATCGGCGACAACTCCCAGGTCACGGTGTTCTGGCGGGCGCTCTTTGACGCGGGTCTCTACACCAACTGCATCCTCTCCCCGGGGGTCCCGCCGGGTCACGAACTCATCCGCACCAGCTACATGGCCACGCACACCAAGGAGCACCTGCAGCAGGCGCTGGACATCTTTGAGACCGTAGGGAAGCGGATTGGCATTATTTAG
- a CDS encoding N-acetyltransferase, which yields MTTAQSIQTPGTKAVQVSPVRSSRDLDDFIRLPWRIYRGDRCWVPPLIPRQKELLDRSRHPFHRHAEVEYFLASQDGQVVGRVAAILNHRHNEFHHENVGFFGFFECVESEQVAVALLQAAGAWLRERGAVAMRGPASFSSNEEWGLLIEGFERPPTIMMSYNPRYYASLLEGAGLAKIKDLVAWHSNLETANKTQLRRLTDRLARSGDITVRPINMKRFNEEVKLLHGLYNKAWSLNWGFVPMTEEEFFHMARQLKDLVMPDIILVGYVKGEPAGFSLSLLDYNQAFIHMNGRMGLLEIIKFLWHSRKIRFTRAVALGVAPAYQRKGLDALLMLDSFNRAMRKGITEGEISWVLEDNMRMNNTCVSFGLKVYKRYRVYERALS from the coding sequence TTGACGACAGCACAAAGCATCCAGACGCCTGGAACGAAGGCGGTGCAGGTCAGTCCAGTCCGCTCATCGCGCGACCTGGACGACTTCATACGTCTGCCGTGGCGTATCTACCGTGGCGACCGCTGCTGGGTGCCCCCGCTCATCCCCCGGCAAAAAGAGCTCCTGGACCGCTCCCGCCACCCGTTTCATCGCCACGCCGAGGTGGAATACTTTTTGGCCAGCCAGGACGGTCAGGTGGTCGGTCGGGTCGCCGCCATTCTGAACCACCGCCACAACGAATTTCACCACGAAAATGTAGGCTTCTTCGGCTTCTTCGAGTGCGTCGAGTCCGAGCAGGTCGCCGTGGCGCTCCTCCAGGCGGCCGGCGCCTGGCTCAGGGAGCGCGGGGCAGTCGCCATGAGGGGACCCGCCAGCTTCTCCAGCAACGAGGAGTGGGGCCTGCTCATCGAGGGCTTCGAGCGTCCGCCCACCATCATGATGTCCTATAATCCGCGCTACTATGCGAGCCTTCTGGAAGGGGCCGGCCTTGCCAAGATAAAGGACCTGGTGGCGTGGCACTCCAATCTGGAAACGGCCAACAAGACGCAGCTCCGGAGGCTGACCGACAGACTGGCCCGGAGCGGGGACATCACCGTCCGGCCCATCAACATGAAGCGGTTCAACGAGGAGGTGAAGCTCCTCCACGGGCTGTACAACAAGGCGTGGAGTCTGAACTGGGGCTTTGTGCCCATGACGGAGGAAGAGTTCTTCCACATGGCGCGCCAGCTCAAGGACCTGGTCATGCCTGACATTATTCTTGTGGGCTATGTCAAAGGCGAGCCGGCGGGCTTCAGCCTGTCCCTGCTGGACTACAATCAGGCCTTTATCCACATGAATGGCCGCATGGGGCTATTGGAGATCATCAAGTTCCTGTGGCACTCCAGGAAGATACGGTTCACGCGGGCCGTCGCCCTGGGCGTGGCGCCAGCATACCAGCGCAAGGGCCTAGATGCGCTGCTGATGCTTGACAGCTTCAACCGCGCGATGCGCAAAGGCATTACGGAGGGGGAGATATCCTGGGTCCTGGAGGACAACATGCGCATGAACAACACCTGTGTGAGCTTTGGATTGAAGGTCTACAAGCGCTATCGCGTATACGAAAGGGCGCTGTCATGA
- a CDS encoding glycosyltransferase, whose amino-acid sequence MKSSYTTSPHPVHRRPVRILIVMSDTGGGHRSAAQALKGAFQSLYGSSVEIYIVDFFALQRPTPVDRLTRLYGPLIRHSPWLWGALYKATDSPQVYRGLVRTLEPLQIPKVRRLLDALAPDAVVSVHPLCTRVVAHAIQRLRRPIPLIAMPTDLVSVHASHIDPAVDLFIAPTQSSMKNLIARNVPSDKVISLGLPVDERFGRVARSPSELRNELGLDPQRFTALLMGGGEGAGPLSRIVQAVDEAGLPIQMLVVCGRNAVCRSNLEKARRTIACRIFGFVHNVPDLMAASDVVITKAGPQTIAEALAAGRPILLTHALPGQEEDNVQYVEAGGAGYFTPTPEEVVARLKDLVEQPSKLAWLQGQARGLGRPQAAREAAQAVMSMVPAPAPQPSIKRPRQRWEWDPA is encoded by the coding sequence ATGAAATCCAGCTATACGACAAGCCCGCACCCTGTCCATCGTCGCCCTGTCCGCATCCTCATCGTCATGTCGGACACGGGAGGAGGGCACCGGAGCGCGGCGCAGGCGCTGAAGGGGGCGTTCCAGTCTCTGTATGGCTCCAGCGTGGAGATATACATTGTGGACTTCTTCGCTCTCCAGCGGCCTACCCCGGTGGACCGGCTGACCCGCCTCTATGGGCCGCTCATCCGTCACAGCCCCTGGCTGTGGGGGGCCCTCTACAAGGCCACCGACTCCCCCCAGGTCTATCGTGGCCTGGTCAGGACCCTTGAGCCGCTTCAGATACCCAAGGTGCGCCGCCTGCTGGATGCCCTGGCGCCTGACGCGGTGGTCTCCGTCCATCCGCTGTGCACCCGCGTGGTCGCGCACGCCATTCAGCGCCTCCGCCGTCCTATTCCGCTTATCGCTATGCCCACCGACCTGGTCAGCGTCCATGCCAGCCACATTGACCCGGCGGTGGACCTGTTCATCGCGCCGACGCAAAGTTCGATGAAGAACCTGATCGCGCGGAACGTCCCCTCTGACAAGGTCATAAGCCTGGGCCTGCCCGTGGACGAGCGGTTCGGCCGCGTGGCGCGCAGCCCATCCGAGCTGCGCAACGAGCTGGGGCTGGACCCTCAGCGTTTCACCGCGCTGCTCATGGGTGGCGGCGAGGGAGCAGGGCCGCTCTCCCGCATCGTCCAGGCTGTGGATGAGGCCGGTCTGCCGATTCAGATGCTGGTGGTGTGTGGCCGCAACGCGGTGTGCCGCAGCAATCTGGAGAAGGCGCGCAGGACGATAGCCTGCCGCATCTTCGGCTTCGTCCATAACGTTCCGGACCTTATGGCCGCCAGCGACGTCGTGATCACGAAGGCTGGCCCCCAGACCATCGCCGAGGCACTTGCCGCGGGCCGTCCGATCCTGCTGACGCACGCCCTGCCGGGGCAGGAGGAAGACAACGTGCAGTATGTGGAGGCGGGAGGCGCGGGTTATTTCACGCCTACGCCTGAGGAGGTCGTGGCGCGCTTGAAAGATCTGGTTGAGCAGCCATCCAAGCTGGCGTGGCTCCAGGGGCAGGCGCGAGGCCTTGGCAGGCCACAGGCGGCACGGGAGGCGGCCCAGGCGGTCATGAGCATGGTGCCCGCCCCGGCTCCGCAACCCTCCATCAAACGGCCACGGCAGCGGTGGGAGTGGGATCCCGCCTAA
- a CDS encoding NAD-dependent epimerase/dehydratase family protein, producing the protein MGVTCLVTGATGFVGSHLVDALLARGDQVVCLTRKTSDLRWLQNKPVAFAWGDVTAPESLPSAVRDVDYVFHAAGLTRARDPEDFVRVNHQGTVSLLQACSASARRLRRFVLVSSLAAAGPAHTERPVTEGDPCRPVSLYGQSKQDAEVAAEGYRKELPVTIVRPPAVYGPRDAATLPLFRIVTRHILPMPTRPRRVSIISSHDLTAGILLAAEHPRAVGRTYFMAHDLSVSIADFARLAARALGVWTLPVPAPAWAVRAYMMGLHMFLRAWTKGEAFGKDKGRELGVRYWLCDSSRAQRELGFRAPTPHEEGVRATVLWYRQQGWL; encoded by the coding sequence ATGGGCGTCACGTGCCTGGTGACAGGCGCCACCGGATTCGTCGGTAGCCATTTGGTGGACGCGCTCCTCGCCCGAGGAGACCAGGTCGTCTGCCTGACCCGCAAGACCAGCGACCTGCGCTGGCTTCAAAACAAGCCCGTCGCTTTCGCCTGGGGCGACGTGACCGCGCCCGAGAGTCTCCCTTCGGCGGTGCGCGACGTCGATTACGTTTTCCATGCGGCCGGACTGACCCGCGCCCGCGACCCCGAGGACTTCGTCAGAGTCAACCACCAAGGCACTGTCAGCCTCTTGCAGGCGTGCAGCGCCTCCGCCCGCCGTCTGCGCCGCTTCGTCCTGGTGAGCAGCCTGGCCGCTGCCGGTCCCGCCCACACTGAGCGTCCCGTGACGGAAGGCGACCCGTGCCGTCCGGTCAGCCTGTACGGGCAGAGCAAGCAGGACGCGGAGGTCGCCGCGGAGGGCTACCGCAAGGAGTTGCCTGTCACCATCGTGCGCCCGCCCGCCGTGTACGGCCCACGCGACGCGGCCACCCTTCCCCTCTTCCGCATCGTGACTCGCCATATCCTGCCGATGCCCACCCGTCCTCGCCGCGTCAGCATCATCTCCTCGCACGACCTGACGGCAGGCATCCTGCTGGCCGCGGAACACCCCCGCGCCGTGGGACGCACCTACTTCATGGCCCATGATCTATCGGTCAGTATCGCCGACTTCGCACGCCTGGCGGCCCGCGCCCTGGGCGTCTGGACCTTGCCCGTGCCGGCGCCCGCCTGGGCCGTGCGCGCCTACATGATGGGGCTGCACATGTTTCTGCGGGCGTGGACGAAGGGGGAGGCGTTCGGCAAGGACAAAGGGCGCGAGCTCGGCGTTCGGTACTGGCTGTGCGACAGCTCGCGTGCGCAGCGGGAGTTGGGGTTCCGCGCGCCCACGCCGCACGAGGAGGGCGTTCGCGCCACTGTCCTGTGGTACAGGCAGCAGGGCTGGCTTTAG
- a CDS encoding ABC transporter permease subunit, which yields MSNLPSMRALPRLRTLPLRLDALRISAIAAVVLVAASWLTVLNGDRIQAHGFFSAETLERSLGFARDLLGIGSGRTPAFAQWEEWRKAAARAYDTLAMSVLGIGFSAIVALATFIFGARNVMVGELAPYGSWIWRVAFFLVRGLYTTSRGIPELVWAMVIIFILSPGLLPGAIALGLHNSGILGKLASEVVEGLDPRPIRAMRSTGAGHLQVMVYAVLPQALPRFMTYLLYRWEVIIRTTIVVGFVAAGGLGLQFRLSMNQFHYTNVALLLVWYLLLVVGVDLAAAWLRRLAR from the coding sequence GTGAGCAATCTCCCGAGCATGAGGGCGCTCCCTCGCTTGCGGACGCTTCCTCTACGGCTGGACGCGCTGCGCATCTCCGCCATCGCGGCTGTCGTGCTGGTGGCCGCCTCATGGCTGACCGTGCTCAATGGCGACCGGATTCAGGCGCACGGGTTCTTTTCCGCGGAAACGCTGGAGCGCAGCCTGGGGTTTGCGCGGGACCTCCTGGGCATCGGCTCGGGCAGGACGCCCGCGTTCGCGCAGTGGGAGGAGTGGCGCAAGGCGGCGGCGCGGGCGTACGACACGCTTGCCATGAGCGTGCTTGGCATCGGCTTCTCGGCCATCGTGGCGCTTGCGACCTTCATCTTCGGCGCGCGCAACGTCATGGTGGGAGAGCTTGCGCCGTACGGCTCGTGGATATGGCGGGTCGCCTTCTTCCTGGTCCGCGGGCTTTATACCACAAGCAGGGGCATACCTGAGCTAGTATGGGCGATGGTCATCATTTTCATCCTATCGCCGGGCCTGCTGCCGGGGGCTATCGCGCTGGGCCTCCACAACTCAGGCATCCTGGGGAAGCTTGCGTCGGAGGTCGTGGAAGGGTTGGACCCGCGTCCCATCCGAGCCATGCGCTCCACAGGGGCGGGACATCTGCAAGTGATGGTGTACGCCGTCTTGCCGCAGGCGCTTCCCCGATTCATGACCTACCTCTTGTACAGATGGGAGGTCATTATCCGCACCACCATAGTGGTCGGATTTGTCGCCGCGGGCGGGCTCGGCTTGCAGTTCAGGCTCAGCATGAACCAGTTCCACTACACGAACGTCGCGTTGCTGCTGGTGTGGTATCTGCTCCTGGTCGTGGGAGTTGACCTGGCGGCCGCATGGCTTCGGCGACTCGCGCGTTAG
- a CDS encoding ABC transporter permease subunit, protein MKASLLGSRRLLSFVLIGAFLWSLLNVNWAQDLVHPGGWEALGQIVLALFQTQLSPDILSAGVQASWTTVAYAVAGMTLAIAIGLPLGVIASGVLTRARWLQRLNVGAARFVLAFFRSIHELVWAWLFVTAVGLSPIAAVLALGIPYGGILGRIYAELLQDVPEGPLSALRSAGASEWRAFWYGRIPMALPDMVSYTFYRFECGIRSAAILSFVGLGGLGYQIQISLADLNYSRMWTFVLFLILLVFLVGGWSGLVRRRLMA, encoded by the coding sequence ATGAAAGCTAGCCTCCTGGGAAGCCGCCGTCTGCTGAGCTTCGTCCTGATTGGCGCGTTTCTGTGGAGCCTGCTGAACGTCAACTGGGCGCAGGACCTTGTCCACCCCGGCGGCTGGGAGGCCCTTGGGCAGATAGTCCTGGCGCTGTTCCAGACTCAACTCTCGCCGGACATCCTGTCGGCGGGCGTGCAAGCGAGCTGGACAACCGTTGCTTATGCCGTAGCCGGCATGACCCTGGCTATTGCCATTGGGCTGCCCCTTGGGGTCATCGCATCCGGAGTGCTGACACGCGCCCGATGGCTCCAGCGACTGAACGTGGGGGCCGCCCGATTTGTGCTCGCCTTCTTCCGCTCCATCCATGAGCTGGTCTGGGCATGGCTGTTCGTCACCGCCGTGGGGCTCTCGCCCATCGCCGCCGTGCTCGCGCTGGGGATACCGTACGGCGGCATATTGGGGCGCATCTACGCGGAGTTGCTGCAGGATGTCCCCGAAGGCCCGTTGAGCGCGCTGCGCAGCGCTGGCGCTTCCGAATGGCGCGCGTTCTGGTACGGGCGGATTCCGATGGCGCTGCCGGACATGGTCAGTTACACCTTTTACCGCTTCGAGTGCGGCATACGCTCGGCGGCCATCCTGAGCTTCGTGGGGCTTGGCGGCCTGGGGTACCAGATTCAGATATCCCTCGCCGACCTCAACTACAGTCGTATGTGGACATTTGTCCTCTTCCTCATCTTGCTGGTGTTTCTGGTCGGTGGATGGAGCGGCCTCGTGCGGCGGAGGCTCATGGCGTGA
- a CDS encoding ATP-binding cassette domain-containing protein, with protein sequence MVLSKTKASTAVVLEGLSKRYGALEALAPLSLSIEQGETVAFLGPSGSGKTTLLLLLSGQMAPDTGRLSLKGKDMARMRPGREQARLVGMIHQQFDLVPQLSALHNVLAGRLGAWSLPTSMLSLVWPRDRDMAMAALARVGVADQANLRAGRLSGGEQQRVAIARLLVQDPAVILADEPVASLDPARAEEVLNLLVDVVQQSNKTLIASMHAVELAREHFSRLIGLRNGVVQFDLPSHQVTDGMLHALYDLQGLRDES encoded by the coding sequence TTGGTATTGTCCAAAACTAAGGCCTCTACGGCGGTGGTATTGGAGGGGCTGTCCAAGCGCTACGGCGCGCTGGAAGCCCTGGCGCCCCTGTCGTTAAGCATCGAGCAGGGGGAGACGGTGGCCTTTCTCGGCCCCAGCGGCAGCGGGAAGACCACCCTCCTTCTGCTCCTGTCGGGGCAGATGGCGCCGGACACAGGGCGCCTTTCCCTCAAAGGCAAGGACATGGCCCGGATGCGCCCGGGCCGCGAGCAAGCCCGCCTGGTGGGGATGATCCACCAGCAGTTCGACCTGGTGCCCCAGCTTTCAGCGTTACATAACGTTCTAGCCGGACGGCTTGGCGCATGGAGCCTTCCGACCTCGATGCTTTCGCTGGTCTGGCCGCGTGACCGCGATATGGCGATGGCCGCACTGGCCCGCGTGGGAGTGGCCGACCAGGCCAACCTGCGCGCGGGGCGGCTATCCGGCGGGGAGCAGCAGCGCGTCGCCATCGCGCGGCTCCTGGTGCAGGACCCCGCGGTCATCCTGGCGGACGAGCCGGTGGCCTCTCTGGACCCCGCCAGGGCCGAGGAGGTGCTGAACCTCCTGGTGGACGTTGTCCAGCAGTCCAACAAGACCCTCATAGCAAGCATGCACGCGGTGGAGCTTGCGCGGGAGCACTTCTCGCGCCTGATTGGCCTGCGGAACGGCGTAGTCCAGTTCGACCTCCCCAGTCATCAGGTCACGGACGGTATGCTGCACGCGCTGTACGACCTGCAAGGACTGCGCGATGAAAGCTAG
- a CDS encoding putative selenate ABC transporter substrate-binding protein, producing MRNYRIRAVIPLLGILLLGAMSACSPAAAQPAQPQQQVMYIGGIPDQDLAVLETRFKGMADYLSNETGVKVRYVPTVDYAALVTGFRQGDVQLAWFGGLTGVQARLVTPGAQAIVQRPQDEKFVSVFIAQKSLGVKSLTDLKGKTFTFGSESSTSGHLMPRHYIQQAGLVPEKDLKAVNYSGSHDTTIKLVEAGAFQAGALNVDVWRRNVKDGKVDTSKVDVFYTTPPYYDYHWVVRGDLDQKFGQGTADKIKQALLKLNASQGETEKKIMDAFDAANFIPTTNDNYKAIEDVARSLGIVQN from the coding sequence ATGCGCAACTATCGTATCCGGGCCGTTATTCCTCTACTGGGGATCCTGTTGCTGGGCGCCATGTCCGCCTGCTCGCCCGCGGCGGCGCAGCCAGCGCAACCGCAGCAGCAGGTCATGTACATTGGCGGCATTCCGGACCAGGACCTCGCCGTCCTGGAGACGCGCTTCAAAGGTATGGCTGACTACCTCTCCAATGAGACGGGCGTCAAGGTGCGGTACGTCCCCACCGTGGACTACGCGGCGCTGGTGACGGGCTTCCGGCAGGGCGATGTGCAACTCGCCTGGTTCGGCGGCCTGACGGGCGTCCAGGCGCGGCTCGTCACCCCGGGAGCCCAGGCGATAGTCCAGCGACCGCAGGACGAGAAGTTCGTCTCCGTCTTCATCGCACAGAAGAGCCTGGGCGTCAAGTCTCTGACAGACCTGAAGGGCAAGACGTTCACCTTCGGCAGCGAAAGCTCCACGTCGGGCCATCTGATGCCTCGTCACTACATCCAGCAGGCGGGACTGGTCCCTGAGAAAGACCTTAAAGCGGTCAATTACAGCGGCTCCCATGACACCACCATCAAGCTGGTGGAGGCGGGCGCCTTTCAGGCGGGCGCGTTGAACGTTGACGTTTGGCGGCGGAACGTCAAGGACGGCAAGGTGGACACCAGCAAGGTTGACGTGTTCTATACGACGCCACCCTACTATGACTACCACTGGGTCGTACGCGGCGACCTCGACCAGAAGTTCGGGCAGGGGACCGCGGACAAGATCAAGCAGGCGCTCCTTAAGTTGAATGCGTCGCAAGGCGAAACGGAGAAAAAGATCATGGACGCGTTCGACGCGGCGAATTTCATCCCGACCACCAACGACAACTACAAGGCTATTGAGGATGTCGCGCGTTCCCTTGGTATTGTCCAAAACTAA
- a CDS encoding zinc ribbon domain-containing protein, with the protein MPVYEYECTKCKHRFDKLKSFAQSDAQEACPQCKAPARRALSQVNMNTWRAKIVPPR; encoded by the coding sequence ATGCCCGTGTACGAGTACGAATGCACCAAGTGCAAGCACCGGTTTGACAAGCTGAAGAGCTTCGCGCAGAGCGACGCACAGGAAGCCTGCCCGCAGTGCAAGGCGCCAGCACGCCGGGCGCTTTCGCAGGTCAACATGAACACGTGGCGCGCCAAGATTGTGCCGCCGCGTTAA
- a CDS encoding mechanosensitive ion channel family protein, with the protein MFDQALRLLTRPDVLTAIAALVLALPAAYLARWFLQRVVARVAAKTETTLDDELISALSRPLLLGVLLLGVYIALSVLQDIDILQAQIDKGLHVAIYALAVYTGIRVFRVLVDWYGREVATRMETPIDDKLLPVVRRLGNTVLLAVGALLILDSVGIQVGTLIAALGIGGLAVALAVQPTLSNVFAGAYILSDGSIKHGDFIQIESGTQGYVQDVGWRTTRIRTLQNNLVIIPNSKLADSVVTNFHQPDVSVGFFVDCGVSYDSDLHKVEKVALEVARKVMLDTPAGVKDFTPTFWYTKFGDSNIEFVVALRAVGVSDQYVLKHAFIQQITHRFRGEGIEIAYPTRTVHMRDGVAPAPEGSASARPS; encoded by the coding sequence ATGTTTGACCAGGCCCTGCGACTCCTCACCCGACCCGACGTCCTGACCGCCATCGCCGCCCTGGTGCTGGCGCTTCCCGCGGCGTATCTGGCCCGCTGGTTTCTCCAAAGGGTCGTCGCCCGCGTCGCCGCCAAGACGGAGACAACGCTGGACGACGAGCTTATTTCGGCCCTGTCGCGGCCCCTGCTTCTCGGCGTCCTCTTGCTGGGGGTTTATATTGCGCTCTCCGTCCTGCAGGACATCGACATCCTCCAGGCGCAGATAGACAAGGGCCTTCACGTCGCCATTTACGCACTGGCGGTCTATACGGGCATTCGGGTCTTCCGTGTGCTGGTGGACTGGTACGGGCGGGAAGTGGCGACGCGCATGGAGACGCCCATAGACGACAAGCTCTTGCCCGTCGTCCGACGCCTGGGCAACACGGTCCTCCTTGCGGTGGGCGCGTTGCTCATCCTGGACTCCGTTGGCATCCAGGTCGGGACGCTCATCGCAGCCCTGGGCATCGGCGGCCTGGCCGTCGCCCTCGCCGTTCAGCCCACGCTGAGCAACGTCTTCGCGGGCGCCTACATCCTCTCCGACGGCTCCATCAAGCATGGCGACTTCATCCAGATTGAAAGCGGCACGCAGGGTTACGTGCAGGACGTCGGCTGGCGCACGACCAGGATCCGCACCCTGCAAAACAACCTGGTCATCATACCCAACTCGAAGCTGGCAGACTCCGTTGTCACCAACTTCCACCAGCCGGACGTCTCCGTGGGCTTCTTCGTGGACTGCGGCGTCAGCTACGACAGCGACCTCCATAAGGTGGAGAAGGTCGCCCTGGAGGTCGCACGGAAGGTCATGCTGGACACTCCAGCGGGAGTCAAGGACTTCACGCCGACCTTTTGGTACACCAAGTTCGGCGATTCGAATATCGAGTTCGTGGTGGCCCTCCGCGCGGTGGGAGTGAGTGACCAGTACGTGCTCAAGCATGCCTTCATCCAGCAGATCACGCACCGCTTCCGCGGCGAGGGCATCGAGATAGCCTACCCGACGCGCACCGTTCACATGCGGGACGGCGTTGCTCCCGCCCCGGAGGGCAGCGCGTCGGCACGGCCCTCCTAG